A single window of Zea mays cultivar B73 chromosome 10, Zm-B73-REFERENCE-NAM-5.0, whole genome shotgun sequence DNA harbors:
- the LOC100384646 gene encoding Cyclin-T1-3-like, with the protein MDIMQTSDSSHHGIVENSPYRIPYDRHAEGGQLGASWYFSRKEIEENSLSRRDGIDLKKESYLRKSYCTFLQDLGMRLKVPQVTIATAIVFCHRFFLRQSHAKNDRRTIATVCMFLAGKVEETPRPLKDVILLSYEIIHKKDPAAVQRIKQKEVYEQQKELILLGERVVLVTLGFDLNVNHPYKPLVEAIKIFKVAQNALAQVAWNFVNDGLRTSLCLQFKPHHIAAGAIFLAAKFLKVKLPSDGEKVWWQEFDVTPWQLEEVSNQMLELYEQNRVQPPPSQGNDTEGSSASVANQRVPGKVPGVADEPPAHDHNQAPRPSSQQNMLDHRGYDHPHPDKQNYRIPPNDARDGTANSNEGPNVSSSMMDAMKKVNKDKVKAALEKRRKSKGDFSRKVDVMDDDDLIERELEHGVELAAEDEKVKQERKQSWPHLAHHQSTNRENTEEGELSMDSQEYRSPEHDNRKRKDVREYRNYDRDERDLKRLRS; encoded by the exons ATGGATATCATGCAGACTAGTGACTCTTCACATCATGGAATTGTAGAAAATAGCCCGTACAGAATTCCATATGACAGACATGCAGAAGGTGGTCAACTTGGTGCTTCATGGTATTTTAGTAGAAAAGAAATAGAGGAGAATTCCCTTTCGAGGAGAGACGGCATTGATCTGAAGAAAGAGTCTTATCTTCGCAAGTCATATTGCACATTTCTGCAGGATTTGGGGATGAGACTTAAAGT ACCTCAAGTGACAATTGCTACTGCTATAGTGTTCTGTCATCGGTTCTTTCTTCGTCAATCGCATGCCAAAAATGACAGACGG ACAATTGCAACAGTATGCATGTTCTTGGCGGGAAAAGTTGAAGAAACACCCAGACCTCTGAAGGATGTCATACTTCTTTCATATGAGATCATCCACAAAAAGGATCCTGCTGCAGTTCAACGAATAAAACAGAAG GAAGTATATGAACAACAAAAGGAACTTATTTTACTCGGGGAACGTGTTGTGCTTGTGACACTTGGTTTTGATTTGAATGTGAACCATCCTTACAAGCCCTTGGTTGAAGCAATAAAAATATTCAAGGTTGCTCAAAATGCACTTGCTCAAGTTGCCTGGAATTTTGTCAATGATGG GCTCCGCACTTCACTTTGCCTGCAATTTAAACCGCACCATATTGCGGCTGGTGCAATCTTCCTCGCTGCGAAGTTTCTCAAAGTCAAGCTTCCATCAGATGGCGAGAAGGTCTGGTGGCAAGAGTTTGATGTAACTCCGTGGCAGCTGGAAG AGGTTAGCAACCAGATGTTGGAACTGTATGAGCAAAACCGTGTTCAACCACCACCATCACAAGGCAATGATACTGAAGGCAGTTCTGCAAGTGTTGCGAATCAACGTGTTCCTGGTAAAGTTCCAGGAGTAGCTGATGAACCTCCTGCCCATGACCATAACCAAGCACCCAGACCATCGAGCCAGCAGAACATGTTAGACCACCGTGGTTATGACCACCCTCACCCAGATAAGCAAAACTATAGGATACCTCCAAATGATGCAAGGGATGGCACTGCTAATAGCAACGAAGGTCCCAATGTGTCGTCTTCAATGATGGATGCGATGaagaaggtaaacaaggataaggtgaaAGCGGCACTGGAGAAGCGTAGGAAATCGAAAGGTGATTTTTCAAGAAAGGTCGATGTGATGGATGACGATGACCTCATTGAGAGGGAGCTGGAACATGGCGTGGAGTTGGCTGCCGAGGATGAGAAGGTCAAGCAGGAGAGAAAGCAGAGCTGGCCTCATCTTGCACACCACCAGAGCACCAACCGTGAGAATACCGAAGAGGGTGAGCTGTCCATGGACAGTCAAGAATACCGTTCTCCGGAGCATGACAATCGGAAGAGAAAGGATGTGCGTGAGTACCGGAACTACGATCGTGACGAAAGGGACCTTAAAAGGCTAAGATCATGA
- the LOC100275350 gene encoding uncharacterized protein LOC100275350 isoform 2 (isoform 2 is encoded by transcript variant 2): MAARSSSMVAEDDYETDQKKQAAADVLFHYSQFVMVCIGEDVRPTDLRLHLMKEVSGMSTSLKEPQQAAASPASSGEPSSSGTMKGVQDYR; the protein is encoded by the exons ATGGCTGCGCGGAGCAGTTCTATGGTTGCCGAGGATGACTACGAG ACGGATCAGAAGAAGCAAGCTGCTGCAGATGTTCTTTTTCACTATTCACAATTTGTTATGGTTTGCATTGGTGAGGATGTTCGCCCTACTGATCTCAGGTTACATCTTATGAAG GAAGTTTCAGGAATGTCCACTTCTCTGAAGGAGCCTCAACAGGCTGCTGcctcaccggcttccagtggggaacCGTCTTCCTCTGGAACGATGAAAG GAGTACAGGACTATAGATGA
- the LOC100275350 gene encoding uncharacterized protein isoform X1 codes for MAARSSSMVAEDDYETDQKKQAAADVLFHYSQFVMVCIGEDVRPTDLRLHLMKEVSGMSTSLKEPQQAAASPASSGEPSSSGTMKGDKNEIS; via the exons ATGGCTGCGCGGAGCAGTTCTATGGTTGCCGAGGATGACTACGAG ACGGATCAGAAGAAGCAAGCTGCTGCAGATGTTCTTTTTCACTATTCACAATTTGTTATGGTTTGCATTGGTGAGGATGTTCGCCCTACTGATCTCAGGTTACATCTTATGAAG GAAGTTTCAGGAATGTCCACTTCTCTGAAGGAGCCTCAACAGGCTGCTGcctcaccggcttccagtggggaacCGTCTTCCTCTGGAACGATGAAAGGTGACAAGAATGAAATCTCCTAA
- the LOC100217173 gene encoding E3 ubiquitin-protein ligase ATL4-like yields the protein MSSSSSSSFPSIQQPPPAGAIRGTSPYSASTSFLPSFTIIASLLAFVFLASVSIHLLLRFLSDRSSSSTSTSRPPPPQTHRDAPGSRAADASVARPAAAVAPVDARGKEEAAAGDEKQRLIDSLPLFTMASALASLPGSSPDCAVCLSPFAPDAELRLLPACRHAFHAACVDAWLRTAPSCPLCRSAVALPPHPSRSDMHAAGAAQQPPTPTPRARGRSGPSFLVEMGTVSNRGGGQRNSRTYSLGSFDYQIDEEVEAVVSRVARIIASTVKEDKPPSVEEGPPLSLSPPPPRETVGSSRGWLREYVDRLASSAYTFSERWSSRWSQGLQSQQRQEEPWLWDAEAAAMSAAPGSGDEEETAFMVMYRWIAGV from the coding sequence atgtcctcctcctcctcctcctccttcccGTCTATACAGCAGCCGCCCCCCGCCGGTGCAATCCGTGGCACCTCCCCCTACTCCGCGTCCACGTCCTTCCTCCCCTCGTTCACGATCATCGCATCGCTGCTCGCCTTCGTGTTCCTCGCCTCCGTCTCCATCCACCTCCTGCTCCGCTTCCTCTCCGACCGCTCCTCCTCCTCCACGTCGACGTCTCGACCTCCGCCCCCGCAGACCCACCGCGACGCGCCGGGGAGCAGGGCGGCGGACGCGTCCGTGGCGAGGCCTGCCGCTGCCGTGGCGCCAGTCGACGCGCGGGGgaaggaggaggcggcggcgggcGACGAGAAGCAGCGGCTGATCGACTCGCTGCCGCTGTTCACGATGGCGTCGGCGCTCGCGTCGCTCCCCGGCAGCTCGCCCGACTGCGCCGTCTGCCTGTCGCCGTTCGCGCCCGACGCCGAGCTGCGGCTGCTGCCCGCGTGCCGCCACGCGTTCCACGCCGCCTGCGTCGACGCCTGGCTGCGCACCGCGCCGTCCTGCCCGCTCTGCCGCTCCGCCGTCGCGCTCCCGCCGCACCCCTCGCGCTCCGACATGCACGCCGCCGGCGCCGCGCAGCAgccgccgacgccgacgccgagGGCCAGGGGCCGGTCCGGACCGAGCTTCCTCGTCGAGATGGGCACCGTCAGCAACCGCGGTGGCGGGCAGAGGAACAGCCGCACCTACTCGCTCGGCTCCTTCGACTACCAGATCGACGAGGAGGTGGAAGCCGTGGTATCCCGCGTCGCGCGCATCATCGCCAGCACCGTCAAAGAGGATAAGCCGCCTTCGGTCGAGGAGGGGCCGCCGCTGTCGTTGTCGCCACCGCCTCCGCGAGAGACGGTAGGGTCCTCGCGCGGGTGGCTgcgggagtacgtggaccggctgGCATCGTCCGCCTACACGTTCTCGGAGCGGTGGAGCTCGCGCTGGAGCCAGGGGCTGCAGAGCCAGCAACGGCAGGAAGAGCCGTGGCTATGGGACGCCGAGGCCGCGGCGATGTCGGCGGCGCCGGGGTCCGGCGATGAGGAGGAGACGGCGTTCATGGTGATGTACCGCTGGATCGCCGGGGTGTAA